A region of the Candidatus Polarisedimenticolia bacterium genome:
ACGGTCGGAGACATGATGAAGGTGGGGGCTTCCTCCTTGCTCGTCGCGGTGATCGGCGTGGTCACGCCGATGGCGCTGGGCTTCGGGGTGGGCAGGGTCTTTCTGCCGCAGGCGGGTCCCTACGTCTGGGCGTTCCTGGGGGCGACGCTGTGCGCGACCAGCGTCGGGATCACCGCCCGGGTCCTGCAGGACATGAACCGGAGCCAGACCCCGGAGGCGCGCATCATCCTGGGGGCCGCGGTCATCGACGACGTGCTCGGCCTGGTCATCCTGGCCGTGGTGACCGGGGTCATCACGGCGACCGATGCCGGCGGTACCCTTTCGGCGGGCTCGATAGGGCTGATCGTCCTGAAGGCGGCGGGCTTTCTCGTGGGCGCGCTGGTTCTCGGCTCGATGTTGGCGCCGCGCCTGTTTAATCTCGCCTCGAGGCTGAACGCGCGCGGCGTTCTGCTCGCAGTCGGCCTCGCGTTCTGCTTCCTACTTTCATGGCTGGCGAGCCTGGTGGGACTGGCCCCCATCGTCGGCGCCTTCGCGGCGGGGCTGGTCCTGGAGGAGCTGCACTATCGCGATTTCCGGAAGAAGGGAGAGCACTCCCTGGCCCAGCTGATCGAGCCGATCTCGTCGTTCCTGTCGCCGATCTTCTTCGTTCTGATGGGCATGAACACCGACCTGTCCGCCTTCGCCCGGCGGGAGGTCGTTCTCTTCGCCGCCGTGCTGACCCTGGCCGCCATCCTGGGCAAGCAGCTTTGCGGGCTGGGCGTGCTCGGCAAGGGTTACGATCGGCTGTCGGTCGGCATCGGGATGATCCCGCGGGGAGAGGTCGGGCTCATCTTCGCCAACATCGGAATGGGGTTGTCGATCGCGGGCAGCCGGATCATCGATGCGGCGGAGTATTCGGCGCTGGTCGTGATGGTGATCGTGACCACCCTGGTCACGCCCCCTGCCCTGCAGTGGAGCATGAACCGCCGCCGCCCCTGATCCCCTGACACGTGGTCACCCATCAGATGTACTTATGATTGCCGGATCGCAAGGCGCGTCGAAGCGCCGCGTACCCAGAGCGGTCCGCAAGCGAGACGCAACGCCGCGAGCCGGGATGCATCGACCGCCGAATGCCGTGACAGTTCTGAGACGCGACACTCAGAAGCGGTCACCAATTACAAAGTAGACTTTGTGTTCGCCAGTTTCGGTCGTGCCCCAGGCGAAGAAGGCGGGGCCGAGCGGCGTCTGGGCCCCGAAGAAGAGCGAGCCTCCCATGGTCAGCGATTGCCAGGTGACCGGGTCGTCGCGGAAGTAGGCATTGCCTGCCTCGAACGAAATCCCGCCATAGACGGCCGAGGTGAGCGGCCCGAGATCGAAGCGCGTCAGCTGCACATACGAGATGGCGCGGCCCACCACGCAGCGCTCCGCCCGCAGCTCGCCGAACCCCAGCCCTGAAAGGTTCAGAAAGCCTCCCAGCGCGCAGGACGAGATGAACGAGACGGGTCCCGTGACCAGGGTCTGGCCGCTGAAGGAGGGCACCACGGTCACCCGCCCGAGGGTCAGGGCCAGGCTGGCGTCCAACCGTGCCAGGTCCCGGTCGGCATCCGCTCCCATCGACTCCGTCGAGTGGCGATAGAAGCCGTGGACCTCCGCCCCGTGGCGCGGGAAGACGGTGCTGTCGCGCGAGTCGACGTTGAGCTTGAACTGGCCTCCCCCATCGCGCTCGTCCTCATCGCCGACGAAGATGTTCGGGCCGATAGAGGTGCTCGTCGTATTGTGAGCGTAGAAGGCGCCCAGGCGCACCTCCCAGTTGTCACCGATGACCCGGCCGACGTCCAGGCTCCCGCCCAGGGTGGAGATGCTCTCCTCGCTCACCCGATCGCCGTCCGCCCACAGGTAGACGTAATCGCGCTTCGTCTCCGCCGTGGGAGAGACGAACCAGCGCATCTTGTAATCGATCGGCTGGTAGAAAGAGGTGCGCAGCAGCCGCGTCTGACCGATCTGCGCGACGTTCTCCCATTCACCGCCTCGGCGATTGGCCGCAATCAGCAGGTGGCGGAACGAAAAGGTGTAGTTGGCGTCGCCATGGAAGTCGTCCCAGAAGCTGGCGCCGAACTGCAGGCTGTTGCGACCGTAGGGCTTGGCGGGGATGTCCAGGTTGATGGTCCCTTTCCCATCCTGCCGGATGTAGGTGGGCCGGATGAGACCAAAGTAGTCGAGCCCGTAGAGACGCATCACCTCGTTGTTGAAATCGTCGATGTCGACCGACTTGCCCTCCGGGATCCTCAGGCGGCGGTCGATGATGCGGTCGTTGACCCAGCTGGAATTGGTGAAGGTCACCTCGTCCACCTTCACTTTCTCGACGTTGCGGCGCCGGTGGTGCTTCACGAACTCGTCCCACTCCGCCGGCGGCGCCGAGAAGCGCTTCAGGCCCTCCGTGACGGCACGGGCCGATTGCTCGCCGATGGCCATCGCATCGTTGACCTTGTCGAAGCTGATGAAGCCGATGTCCTTCAGTTCGGGGGTGATCAAAACGTCGCCGGGGCGCAGCTTCTTGATGTCGGCCACGCGGTTGGCCACGGCCGAGAAGCTGCTCCACTGGTTCATCACCGAGAACAGGGTGTCGATCTCCTCGCTGGTGATCAGCGGGCTGGTGATGTCGACGGCAATGATCGACTGCGCCCCGAGCGACTGGGCGATGCCGATCGGCAGGTTGGCCACCTCGCCGCCGTCCACCAGCAGCTTGCCGTCCAGCTTGACCGGCGAGAACATCCCGGGGACCGACATGCTGGCGCGCATCGCGGTGGCGAGGCTCCCCTTGTCGAGGATCACCGCCTCGCCGCTTCCCAGATCGAGCGCCACGGCACGGTACGGGATAGGGAAGTCGTCGAAGCTGGGCGACGTCTGGACGGCCATCTCCAGCGAGCGCAGGAGAAGCTCCAGCTGCTGCCCTCCGAAGATCGACGGCGGGATGTAGGGACGAAACCCTTTGAAGCGGAGCTTGCCGGGAATCAGGAAGGTTGCATCGTCCCCCTTGCGCCGGAAGGAGCGGTCGCGCCGCTCCACGGCATCGACGAAAACATCCTTCCAGTCGGTGGACTTGAGCAGCTCCTCGAGCTGGTCGGGGGAGTAGCCGGCGGCGTAGAGGCCGCCGATGATCGATCCCATGCTCGTCCCGACGATCAGGTCGGGATGGACGTGCAGCTCTTCCAGGACGCGCAGGACGCCGATGTGGGCGGCTCCCCGGGCTCCTCCTCCGCTCATGACCAGGGCGAGGCGGGGCCTGTTGGCACGCGCCCCCTTCGCCGCCGGAGCATCGCCGGCGGCTGCGCCGGCCGCGGTCGCTCCACCGCCGGAGGAATCCTGCGCCCGGACGGTCCCCATACCGGCGCACAGGAGCGCCATTGATACCGCGAGAGCCGTTGCGCCGCATCGCCGCCACAGCATTCTCGAGGAGTCCTCCCGGAAAACGAGTCCGGTATCGGCTCGATCGGCTGAAAGCGCCAGGCCCCGGCCCGGCAGCGATCGGATGGGCGGGCAGTATGATCGGCGAGTGAGGAGGGTGTCAAACGCGAGGACGGCGGCCGGCGGATCGCACCGCTGACGCGGCGGCCCGGCCCCCCGAGGAGGAGAGCCGGGCCGCCGGATTCAGGACGATCCGCGCCTGCGCGTCGATCTACGGGCAGGCCGCCGCGGCGGCGTCTATCTCCGCATCGCGCGATCCGACCAGACCGGCAGAGCCGTCGTCATAGCTGCCGGCATTGGAAACGGTGCCCGCCCGCAGGACGAACCACCACCCGGACCCGACGGCGGGCAGCGCCGCATGGCTGAAGGAAGTCCCGGCGGCATTGTTGGCCAGGCACTCCTGGGTCGCCGTGGTGAAATTCCCCGCCCCCGCCTGCAGCAGGGCGAGGTCACCACGCACCAGATCGTAGCGCGTGGCCCCCGGGACCGTCGTCCACCATAGCTGGCCGGCGGACGCACTTAGGAAGAACGGGGTGGTGAGTCCGGGGTCTCCCATCGTCACCTGGCCGATGCTGCCGTTCACGATGACCCTGCCACCGACGGCATACGCCTGGATCTTGAGGGCCTGGAGCGTTGGATCGGCGTTGATGGCCGCTGCCAGCGCGGCCGCCACATCCGCGGCCGTCTGTCCGGCCGCGGTGGGCACGGAGATCGTCCTTCCTTCCACGACCAACTGCGCCCCGCCCCCCTGCGGCGCTCCGGCCAGCATCAGATACTCCTCGAGATCGCAGCCGGCCGAGCAGCCGTCCCACGGCGCGGTGTCGCCCCGATCGCACTCCTCCGTCGGATCAAGCTCGCCGTCGCCGCACGAGACGGTCTGGAACTGTCGCATCATCTCGTGCTCTTCGTGCTCCAGGATGTGGCAGTGGTAGGCGTAGCGCCCCTTGTAGGTGTCGAATCGCGCGATGACCCGCAGGATTTCTCCAGGGGCTACCATGGCGGTGTCTTTCCAGCCGTTTTCCTCCGCCGCGGGGGCTTGCGGCGAGCCGGTCGGGATGATCTCGCCGTTCGGTCCCTTGGTGAAGGCCTGGCGATCGAGAACCTGGAACATCACCAGATGCATGTGCATCGGATGGGAGACGCCCGAGTCGTTGATGTACCTCCAGATCTCAACCGTGCCGAGCTCTGGGTACTCGGTAATGTCGTGCCAGCCCAGCTCGTTGATCGCCCACATGGAGCGGCCGCAGCCGTCGGTGCCCGACTGCTTCAGGCGCAGGTCGCGGGTGATCACCGCCGAGGCGGGGTTGATGTGCGTGATGGGCCGCAGCGTAGCGGGGATCGGGTCGGTGTCGCCGGCGGCGGCGGTCACGCGGAACTTCATCACCTGCGTCACGTCGACCGTCCCGTTGGGGAACGGCGCCGGCGCATCGTTGCGCAGCAAGATCTCTACGCCGGTGGCGAAACCGGCGAAATCGACGACGACTTCGTAGCGTTCCCCCGGCCCCAAGGTGAGCGAGCCCACGCCGGTCGCCGGCGCTTCCAGCAGACCTCCTTCCGTGCCGATGACGGTGAAGTTCAACGAGCCCGAAGGCGGCACCAGCGACAGGGTGTAGACGCGCGAGGTCGAGCCATTCAAGAGCTTGAAGCGGTACTTCCCCTTGGCGACGTCGAAGTAAGGCCAGATCTTCCCGTTGACCATGATCTTGTCGCCGAAGAAGTGGTCCACCCAGGCGCTGGGATACTTGAGCGAGCCGTCGGGATTCAGCTTCTTGTCCTGGAGCACCAGCGGCACCTCATAAGCTCCCGCCGGCAGGTTGATGGCGTCTTCCACCGAGTCGCGGATGAGGTAGGCTCCCGCCAGCCCCATGTAGACGTTCAGGCGCGTGATGCCCAGCGCATGATCGTGGAACCAGATGTATCCCGCCTGCTGGTCGTTCGGATAGGTATAGGAAACGGGAGGATCTCCCGGCAGGAAGGTCGATTCCGGGTAGCCGTCCACCGCGGCCGGGACATGGCCGCCGTGCAGGTGCGGCACCACCTTGGCCCGGTTCTCGGCGCCGTCGATGCAGACGTTGCCTTGCGCATCCTGCTGCACGTCGACGTCGAGGTAGTGATCGTCGCGCCGCGGCACGTTGGTCGCGAAGTCGCGGATGTCGTTGACCCAGTTGACGGTCACCGGGAAGCCGGTGCGCGCGACGATGATGGGGCCCGGGGTCCACAGCGGCGCGACCCCGTCGTGGTAGCCCCAGACCCGCGTCGGCGGCAGCTGGCTGTGCAGCTGCTGCTCGAACTCGCGCATCGTCAGGGTGTAGGTCGCCGCTCCCCCGATCGTCCCGGTGACCGGCGTGGCGATCGGCGGGATGGGCAGCGCATCCATGTAGGGGGTGAGCTGGATCGGGCAGTAGGTGGAGGCGCAGGTGGTGCCGTCGCCCTGGTAGCTCCCGCCGGCGCCCGTGCAGCTGCTCTGCGAAACCTCGCTGCAGGTGCCGTTGGGGGCGCAGCAGGCGCCGGTGGCGATGAAGCAGGGATTGGGGGAGCAGGAGGTGCCGTTCCCCTGAAAGAGGCCGCCGAGGGACAGGCAGCCCGTCTGCGTCTGCAGCGAGCAGGACGCGCCCTGGCAGCAGCCGCCGGTCGCTACCTGCGGCGTGTAGTCGATAATCAGGCGCGGCTTCCAGGTGACGCCGCCGGTTGTTCCGGTGTTCTCACGCGTGGCGAAGCGCTTGCTGGTGTCGACGACCGACTCCGTGCCGATCACGATCCAGCCGTAGTTCTGGGACGGCGTATTCAACCACGATTGCACGTCGGCCACCATGCCTGAAGTGGAGCCCCAGGTGTAGAAGCCGACGTTGCCCACCGAGCGCGTAGCGCTGGCGGTCAGCGAGTAGTCTCCTCCGGGAAGCGACCAGAACTGCGTCGAGTAAAAAGTATGATGCCAGGTGGCATCGCCGGTGGTCGGCGGCTCGCCGCGCCCCTGCTGGGAGTTCCCGGTGTTGGAAGTCCCCTCGCCCCAGTTGGACAGCAGGCGGTTCAGGCTCACGTTGAAACTGGTGGTGAGCTTGACCTTGTCGGCGTAGAGGATGAGCTGGGCGCTGTTGATGACCGAGCCCGCCGGGATGTTTCCCGCGACGTTGAAGGCGAGCACCCCCCGTCGGACGGCAATCCGCACTCCGGTGGTGCAATCGGCGTCCGCATCGTGGACCTTGCCGGTGAAAAAAGTCGGGCCGGCTCCGTCGCTCTTGTCGGCGCACGCATCCTGGGCGATCGGCTCGTAGAGTGTATTGTCCTTGACGGGATTCAGCGTGACAGTGTCGGCCGCCGCCGGCAGCGGCAGCAGCGCCGCCGCGATCGCAAGGCCAGCCAACTTGGTGAGCAGTTTTTGGATCCCCATGTTCCCCCCCTCGCCAGATCCGGTGAGCGCGCCGGGCCCGGCAAAGTGTCGCTCTCGTATCGCCGCGACGGTCGCCGTGCGCATCCGCCGGCACCGTCATTTTCGTGTCGAGCAAGTTGGGTGCCACGGGGCACGGAACGTGCATTGATGGATTGGCGTGCGTATCGGAGATAACCGCGGGAGACGAAATTTGACCCGCGGCCGGACGGGGTGGAGATTGTTGAGGAGGAGCCAGGCGATGAGCGACACTCAGAAGGCGCGAAGACGCAGCAACTTCCGGCGCGGAGTCGGCTGCGCCGCATTCCTCCTGGCCCAGTTTCTGGGGACGACGCCCGGCTTCTCCGAGATCATCCTGCTGCGGCCCAAGAAGGATGCCACGCTGATCCAGAACGCAAACGGCGCGCTCGCCAATGGGGCGGGTCCCGCAATTTTTTCGGGGCGGATCGGCTCGAGCGCCGATTCGATTCGGCGCGCCCTTCTCGCCTTCGACGTCGCGCTGATTCCCCCCGGCTCCACCGTGAAGAAAGCCGTCCTGTCGCTGAACCTGTCGGCCACCAACTCAGGGCCGGCGGCCGTCAGCATCCGGCGCGTGATCGCCGACTGGGGCGAAGGAACGTCGGTCTCATCCGGCGGCGCCGGTGCGCCGTCGACCGACGGAGACGCCACCTGGCTGCACCGCTTCTACGAACAGACTCTCTGGACCCAGCCGGGCGGCGACTTCGACGCGGCGATCATCGCGACCGCAACGGTGGAC
Encoded here:
- a CDS encoding cation:proton antiporter, with the protein product MSVAVAGSDAWASAGHSDPVAPALLLLVIILVAAKLAGDLAARVGQPAVLGELAVGVLLGNLSGIGVTLFEPIKTSPAIELLAGLGVLLLLFEVGLESTVGDMMKVGASSLLVAVIGVVTPMALGFGVGRVFLPQAGPYVWAFLGATLCATSVGITARVLQDMNRSQTPEARIILGAAVIDDVLGLVILAVVTGVITATDAGGTLSAGSIGLIVLKAAGFLVGALVLGSMLAPRLFNLASRLNARGVLLAVGLAFCFLLSWLASLVGLAPIVGAFAAGLVLEELHYRDFRKKGEHSLAQLIEPISSFLSPIFFVLMGMNTDLSAFARREVVLFAAVLTLAAILGKQLCGLGVLGKGYDRLSVGIGMIPRGEVGLIFANIGMGLSIAGSRIIDAAEYSALVVMVIVTTLVTPPALQWSMNRRRP
- a CDS encoding patatin-like phospholipase family protein, yielding MLWRRCGATALAVSMALLCAGMGTVRAQDSSGGGATAAGAAAGDAPAAKGARANRPRLALVMSGGGARGAAHIGVLRVLEELHVHPDLIVGTSMGSIIGGLYAAGYSPDQLEELLKSTDWKDVFVDAVERRDRSFRRKGDDATFLIPGKLRFKGFRPYIPPSIFGGQQLELLLRSLEMAVQTSPSFDDFPIPYRAVALDLGSGEAVILDKGSLATAMRASMSVPGMFSPVKLDGKLLVDGGEVANLPIGIAQSLGAQSIIAVDITSPLITSEEIDTLFSVMNQWSSFSAVANRVADIKKLRPGDVLITPELKDIGFISFDKVNDAMAIGEQSARAVTEGLKRFSAPPAEWDEFVKHHRRRNVEKVKVDEVTFTNSSWVNDRIIDRRLRIPEGKSVDIDDFNNEVMRLYGLDYFGLIRPTYIRQDGKGTINLDIPAKPYGRNSLQFGASFWDDFHGDANYTFSFRHLLIAANRRGGEWENVAQIGQTRLLRTSFYQPIDYKMRWFVSPTAETKRDYVYLWADGDRVSEESISTLGGSLDVGRVIGDNWEVRLGAFYAHNTTSTSIGPNIFVGDEDERDGGGQFKLNVDSRDSTVFPRHGAEVHGFYRHSTESMGADADRDLARLDASLALTLGRVTVVPSFSGQTLVTGPVSFISSCALGGFLNLSGLGFGELRAERCVVGRAISYVQLTRFDLGPLTSAVYGGISFEAGNAYFRDDPVTWQSLTMGGSLFFGAQTPLGPAFFAWGTTETGEHKVYFVIGDRF
- a CDS encoding multicopper oxidase domain-containing protein, translated to MGIQKLLTKLAGLAIAAALLPLPAAADTVTLNPVKDNTLYEPIAQDACADKSDGAGPTFFTGKVHDADADCTTGVRIAVRRGVLAFNVAGNIPAGSVINSAQLILYADKVKLTTSFNVSLNRLLSNWGEGTSNTGNSQQGRGEPPTTGDATWHHTFYSTQFWSLPGGDYSLTASATRSVGNVGFYTWGSTSGMVADVQSWLNTPSQNYGWIVIGTESVVDTSKRFATRENTGTTGGVTWKPRLIIDYTPQVATGGCCQGASCSLQTQTGCLSLGGLFQGNGTSCSPNPCFIATGACCAPNGTCSEVSQSSCTGAGGSYQGDGTTCASTYCPIQLTPYMDALPIPPIATPVTGTIGGAATYTLTMREFEQQLHSQLPPTRVWGYHDGVAPLWTPGPIIVARTGFPVTVNWVNDIRDFATNVPRRDDHYLDVDVQQDAQGNVCIDGAENRAKVVPHLHGGHVPAAVDGYPESTFLPGDPPVSYTYPNDQQAGYIWFHDHALGITRLNVYMGLAGAYLIRDSVEDAINLPAGAYEVPLVLQDKKLNPDGSLKYPSAWVDHFFGDKIMVNGKIWPYFDVAKGKYRFKLLNGSTSRVYTLSLVPPSGSLNFTVIGTEGGLLEAPATGVGSLTLGPGERYEVVVDFAGFATGVEILLRNDAPAPFPNGTVDVTQVMKFRVTAAAGDTDPIPATLRPITHINPASAVITRDLRLKQSGTDGCGRSMWAINELGWHDITEYPELGTVEIWRYINDSGVSHPMHMHLVMFQVLDRQAFTKGPNGEIIPTGSPQAPAAEENGWKDTAMVAPGEILRVIARFDTYKGRYAYHCHILEHEEHEMMRQFQTVSCGDGELDPTEECDRGDTAPWDGCSAGCDLEEYLMLAGAPQGGGAQLVVEGRTISVPTAAGQTAADVAAALAAAINADPTLQALKIQAYAVGGRVIVNGSIGQVTMGDPGLTTPFFLSASAGQLWWTTVPGATRYDLVRGDLALLQAGAGNFTTATQECLANNAAGTSFSHAALPAVGSGWWFVLRAGTVSNAGSYDDGSAGLVGSRDAEIDAAAAACP